Within the Amaranthus tricolor cultivar Red isolate AtriRed21 chromosome 15, ASM2621246v1, whole genome shotgun sequence genome, the region AGACCCTCCTAAgttcggattattcatggttaatcgatagttgggattattgtaggaaaatcgtgaataggttggattattctgggtaaattttcatatataatatgcataactcaaaaatatataaaatgtatCTCCAACCCTATTAATAAACCTAATAAATCTTTCAACAtgaaaattaaactcaaaatgtaataatttaaacGTTACTACATTAATGTAATAAAAGTAATCCCAAATGTGAACAGGTAAaaactgttagagtatataacatattctaaaGTATCAATtattagcttaagtttttggttgaatcgGTTCTTTAACATAGTATacatgacaagaggtcacgggttcgaatctcaaccactcctcatttaaagtgaaatatttagcgcATATGCGTAAGGTAAAGGACAATTCCAATATCCTACACAAAGCAGGGTCCAAGTGGGGGCTTCTTTTTTCTGAAAGAGGCGGACAGACCATACCCATACCCAAATGTGAAGCTTTTTTTTTAGGTCTACAAAGATCGTCAATTAATTTACcactaacaaaatttcaatactAAATTAAAGCTATTAAAATgtcataaaataaatacaatgGTATATTATGTTACTCCTATATACATGAACTACAATCGATTACTCCCGCAAATGatctacaatttaaaatcaaaacaaataaagtgtCAGCCACTAAAGGTTGAGTGAGTGGACACACTTCACCTAAAACATTTTGCAGTTATCAGTGAAAACATGCTTTTATAAACAGAGATAAGAGATGAACACATTATAGTTTGAAAACCAAATCCTCAACTTTTGTGCGCACTAAGCATCTAATTAAAAGGATGCTCCGTAGCACCAAGACCAATTCTCTCTTGAATGAAGTTAGCCAATACCTAACTACTAGTCGCCTAAAAACATATTACTTTTTACGTATAATATAATATCATAGAGAAATAGACATATAATCTTATAAGTATCACTCCAACTCACAATCAATCTTGCAAGCCCATATTCTAGTAACCAAAAAAGTGATTTATTATGTATAAAGaaattcaattaataataatatagtacataataataattacactgATCAGTCCCTTTGAAAACGGAGCACTATCCACTCACTTGTAATTTTGTTGTCATATGTTGGCCTCCAACAATACTCCTTTATAAAATCAACTCCTActcaaaacaatgtatcaatTACCGACATTGAGTAGCTGGAACGgagtaaaaattgacaaattttttaatgatcctgtataatttcatattattccaacaattttgtatctttaaatacttaatatatagaacttaatttaatattgaaacTCCTAATTTTTCGAGGCCCTATACAgttgaacatgctcagaacCTCCCCTGTTGAGTAAGCAGATACACATTACATAATAAGTTACTCTAAagttaacaaaattttaatcttATCGCATCTTTCCAAAGCAAAATCAACTTAAAATAATCATATATTTATTTCTAAATTATCTATATTATTATCCCTTATTAACTCGCATTtataatatctaaaaaaaaactaattcaccattttgatcCCTAATCTTAGTAATAAAATACTAAAGCTATATAAAGTGATTTCTTAAAATCAAAGCTATTATAATTGAGATTCTATTTGGAATCGTTTAGAGAGGTAGAATCAAATCGGTAACATCGAATCCTAGAATCGTACGACTCTAcaaatgaatttaaatatgcTAATATATTTAGTGCCTAGTATTAACTACtcatttcaaaaatttaaacttgCATTGTGAATTCACGTTTTGTTTGTGTTGttttttaagaattaaattcaaaaacatacaataattagtttaaaatgaaatatCGATAATAATCTTCATAAGTAAAAGAAAACAGCGAAAGATAGTACAATatcaaaaattgataataattgagTCTAAATTTGCTTGTTCGGATTGTTAAATAATAGAATTGtggaatcgtgttatgattctacctctcaaatttttatttcaattaaaatcgtaagattctaccaacACTACAATTCTACGTACGATCCAGATCACTTGCTTGTTTTTGGATTGTAAAATTATAGAATTGTTCAGAATCACGATTTTAATAACTAtgcttacaattttaaagtgatcatttcaaaaaataaactaattatatggatCTGTCTCATGGTGAAACGGTCACACAAGATAAGgtgaaatagaaaatattttctttcgGCCGATCTCCTGAGAGATCATCTATTAGgcccagcccattaaagcttaatgcctacttacattatccttaaataCTTACTTACAACATCAttgatgcctacttacatcatccttaattgCTTACATACTGTGTCCTTAATCCTTACTTAAAATATCTTAAATacttacttttaatatctttaatttctaaTTGGGCCAActcattaaatattttttaaaatattgtaagtaggcattaagaatgatgtaagtaggcatttaagatattaaaagtaggcattaaaaatacggtaagtaaacattaagtaTGATGTAAATAGgaattaagaatacggtaagtaaacattaatttttaatgggttggacttgagacacgtctcttaaagagacggtctctcaagagactatcTGTTTCCTTTATGGGCTGgaccaattaaaaaaatttgtgattttcttttgttattgGTTTTTAATGGGCTAAAGCCTGTAATCTAAAATCAATTCGGGCTATAACCTGGAATAAAAAGCCCTAATCACATATCTTCAAAACCCTGTATGAACTTTAAAATCTTAATCGCCTATTGCTTCTTCCCACTTCTCATTTAGGGTTTTCCTCCCAATCTTCATCGTAAGTCTTTTTCTCACTGATTTTCGGCATTTCTATTCTCGCCTgaattttctttgaatttattaataaatctacgtttttttccttttaaattgcatttgtttGAAAAACTTCTGATTTTCTGTTTTACAGCTTAGGAAGCAGCCATGGCGGTACCTCTACTAACGAAGAAGATCGTGAAGAAGCGTGTCAAACAGTTCAAGAGGCCGCAGAGTGATCGCAAGATCTCCGTCAAGGTTTATACTTCTATCTGTCTCTATTTATGTAATTTTGCATACTCTGGTTTATCAAGTTTCCAATTTTTAGGCTCTtaccttaatttaatttttaggcTCTtaccttaatttaatttttaggcAACTAATAGTGACATATAAATCTTAATAATTGAGCTTAATCTTAAGAAAGCAATGTTAATACcacttagttttatttttactttgtaGCTTATTTAATTTAGAgtgaaataatttaatttagctAAAAAGATAATCAGAGCCAAGAAACAAGTATTGTAGCGCAATCAGCTGGAATGTAATAGGCAATGGTTTTGTAGAGTCTAATGTTGAGCATCAACTTTCTTTCATTTTATCTCAACTAATGTTGCAAGCCTGCAACTGCCATTGCAATAATAGACATAATTAAGCCCATACCGATTCTTTAAACGTGTGTTTATACCCATTTCAATTCGATTATTTGATCTATCAaagattaaatattaattattttatttaatttaaaattttaaattgaatagGATTCTTGGGGCTAgtctaattaaatttttactttctctaattttaaccAAATGTCTCGTTTGATTATGCACCAATTTTAAGGACAAGTGCAGTGGGACCACATGTGAGCCCACATAAGAGGAGTGAGGTAGGGAGAAGTATGGGGAAAAGGTGATAATTTAATGGAAATAGGTAAATAAGTGAATCCCATGATAGCATAATGGAAAAATGTTACTACtgaataagaaaatgagacattttatGTGAATATGCCAAAAGAGGAAATAAGACATCTGATTAGAATATAGAGTGTAAGCAGATGGGCTATAGTTGTATTGAATATTTTCAAGTTTTTCCACTAAATTTGATACTAGTTGCTTTTACATTAAGGAACATTTTCTGATTCACGGACCTCTTCTTTTATGTTGGcttcttgtgttgaagtattTTTGTATTGAACATGccatttaattttgagtttATGGATCACGTgtttttttagagattgtagtatgttctatttgttttgtggcattatgtttttttttaccttCACTTATTGATTCGAGAAGAAATCTATATGGACAATCATTGAAACTGCCATATTGATTCTTATAGCCGACTCAAAACTTTTGGGATTAAAGGTTTGACATTACTGTTGTGTGATGATCCGAGTTTGGTTGTCACTGCAGACTAATTGGCGTAGGCCAAAGGGTATCGATTCACGAGTTAGAAGAAAGTTCAAAGGCTGCACTCTGATGCCCAATATTGGTTATGGCTCTGACAAGAAGACTCGTCACTATCTTCCCAATGGCTTTAAGAAGTTTGTTGTGCACAATGCTAGCGAGCTGGAACTGTTAATGATGCACAACAGGTAAAACTGATTTATACTTTTGATTATTTCCCTTCTATTGGGTTGTAACATATGTGTATTTTAGATGATTGAGTGTTCTTTGTTTCTCAGGACATACTGCGCAGAGATTGCCCACAATGTCTCAAccaaaaagagaaaatatattGTTGAGCGTGCTGCACAGCTGGACATTGTCGTAACTAACAAGCTCGCTAGGCTGCGTAGCCAAGAAGATGAGTGATCCATTAGCTCAAATTTTTGTTTGCTTAACTAGTGTTGGGTAAAAAATTGTTTAAGATATTTCTTCTGAGATTTGCTGTCCTTCAAACATTCATCttagtttaatttaaatgtGTGCCATTTTGCTCAATTTTGAATTGTCAACGAGTTTGATGATTTAGAATTACCTTATGCTTATATCTGTGAAATAGCACCTTACTTTTATGCTTATACTGTTATAGACCCGTTCTCCCCTACCCACTTTTACTGTTTCGTCAGCTCATTTATTTACTCTGGATAACAGGGGCCTTGCTGTggcataaaaataattattgaacATACTATTTTAGTGCCCCCAAACTCAGACTTAGACCATTTGGTCTGAAAACTTTAGAGATAGACCTTAACCTTCATCCTCCATGTCTGATGGGCTTAAGTTTTTAATTGGGTCCTCAATGGATCGAGTCATAAATGGGCCTTATTCTTCAATCTTTGTCTACAGtttgatctttttttttttttttttttttttttcttttttcttttttttttttttttcattttgtgttatctagttttattttgtttttgtttttgttttcattttgttttgaaGTTATCTAgggtttaatctttgtttttttgtttacatttAGTTTCGTTTGCTTAAAATCAATTGGTTATTAGTTTTTCACCATTGTTAAAtacgtttatatatatttataaatagttAAAGCTTTGTATCTGTTTTGAGTTTACAGTTGTATATCATTTCATCCTTTTTTCTGTttatttagattattttagaTTACATCAAAGAAAAGCACCTAATAGTAAATGTTTGTTTTATCATTTATAGATATGATCTTTAGATCGAGTGATTTTGTACCATttacaaaaattacaaatcTATTCCATGACAAAACAAATATTACTAGTATGAATATTCAGGTTATGTTTATCAGTTTTAATCTTATGAGCatcaattaagaaattaaatagATAAATTACTTAGaaaatgcaaaacaaaacataacGATTCAAAAGACAACTTACATGCATCATTTATTACCTCAAATGCCTCAATTACGAAACTAAACAGATCTATTGCATGATAAAATAAACATGTACCCATATGAATATTTAGGTTATGCATGTCAAGTTTAATTTTATGAGTATTAATTATGAAACTAAGCAAATCTATTGCATgataaaactaaaacaaaatacgTCAATTTTATACTTATATACAtcaataatgaaactaaaaatgacgaaaatgaagaacaaacaacatACAATCCaacaataattgaaataaaaacgACTTGTTCTCTCAATTTTTGTCTCCCTTGCTTCTCTTTTTCTATGACAAGCTTTTTAGTCTTTTGAGTATTaaccttttttttcatctttatcGCAATGGATTTTCTGGAGacatcttgttttttttttggaatgacGACAAGCAGTAAGTCCTTTTCGGtgtttttctttgaaaatttcGCCATTGTAATCCATATAAACAGAAAAATGGATGAAATAATATACAACAAATTGCAAAATTCAAACAGAtacaaagatatatatatatatatatatatatatatatatatatatatatatatatatatatatatatatatatatatatatatatatatatatatatatatatataaactaattatcAATTGATTGTAAGTGAACAACATTAAATGTAAACTAAAAAAGCAAAGATTAAACAATAgatgacctcaaaacaaaatgaaaaacaaactaaaacaactacataacaaaacaaaatcaaaacaaaaaaaaaaaaaaaaatgaagatcgAAGagtatctttaatttcaaaagggAGAGAGACGAAGAGATTTACAAATGGAAAAGGAAGGAAAATGgcgaaaaatcaaaaaagaaaagagaatggagaaggaaaaaaaagaggAAGTTAATTATGGAAGCCAGAAAAAACAAGGGAAGAGGGAAAGGTTTTGAtcaatcttttcaatttgaatatgaaaaatctaatttaattttaaaacatgGATTTGGGCTGGACCATAATGACAGTTTCATAATAAGACTATCTTTTTCAAGTATGTgtaaaatgaatctaatattAATTATAGGATAGTTTGGCTGGTTAGGTTTGATTTATGTTGGATTTGTAGTGCGTTTGGGTTTGAAAATGTCGAAGACTCAATTTCAAACCCAAAAGTTAGAGAAGGTCTTGAGGCAGGTTCATTACGGTCTCTTATCATAACCATTTGTACACTGTTCGGGCGTGCCCCTTGGCACAAAGCATCTTTTAACATTCTACCAtcactcatcatcatcatactcagtgtatcccgttcatagaaaaactatgatcaAGGCCTGCGAAGGGAAGAAAGACGTCAACTGAtaccataaaggagagtgcggtcaaaaagTCTCTCGGCTCAAGAAAAATCCTTCAATGAGAGTATGTATCGAACCCATTAAAGATTTTTGTGGCGCAATTGGTCTCGTTAATTTCTTTTCAATTTGGTATATTATCAATTCCTGTTCgaaagtttttgtttttttctttttgtgatGCAATAAATTGAGAGGGATATAAGAGTATGTAATAATGAGTATGTAATAAATTCTACCTTCTATTCATACTAATTATTTGAATTAGAATTGTATGGTTGTCATGTATTAACTCAATTCTTAATTTTTCAcaacatatataacaaattaaataaattctcatttagcaatattttaatttataaattaaaaataaaatacaaattaaataatcgATTAAACGAACTCTAAATCTCAAATAGGGCAAATAGAGGGAGTCTAAATTAACATTTTAGGGCCTTAAGAATATTatataaacacaaattcttgtatgagacgattTTATCGTGAAACGTGCCTcatatttgggttaaatagtccaataataGGAAATTTTAGCATAATAGGCCTTTTATATAGACTTGTCTCATGATGAGCATACTTGGGTTAAAAAAGTCTTggatattattgttttaaatacCCTTGAATCCTTGATATCTTTAAAGTTAGTAAATATTTACTTCTATGAGCATTTTTTTCcaaatgtaattaatttttttccaaaatgtTGGTCTCCCATCATGtatacttcaacataaaaaaaaaaaaaaaaaaaaaaaaaaaaaaactaagaagTGATAATTGATTCTTAATGATGGTTGATTGAGAAAACTTAGAGATTAAACTACTAATAATTTAACACTCATGTCATAAAAAAGGTTGGATGGTCACTCAGTTGAAGGAAATGGTTGGGGAATCCTTGAATATTAGTCCACAAACTATAAAATATTACTATCTTGTCCAGAATTTAATTCTACTACTATTCTATTTCTATGGATGGTCGGTTCAACTAATAACATTtacatttataaaatttacaatttatcaaaattGTATGAGCCAAGAATTCTTTATCAACCAAAATTTTTCTTAGggatttaatattaataacttTAAGGATTATAAGAAAAGTGCTCCTCAATATGAACATTAATGAAGATCATTTGTTGACCTAATCAAATTTACAAATCTAAACTATATTTTCTTGGGGATTTAATATTAGCTAGGAGAATAATTTTGTTGCCCATAATGGTGCTTAATTATTGCACTTCATTGactaaaatattttaacaattacTTTATAATAACTATTTAAGTTATATTCGATTTTAAAAATGTGCTTCAAtgctatttttaaaaaatgtcatTGCTCTGTAAAGCAATAGTTTAAGTAGAGCATATAGTGGTTCAACTTTTAAGGTCTAGTATAGAAGTAGTGATTTGGATTTTCTCtacatttttcttaataaattagATATTCTCGATGTTTTTAGAATGTAGACAatatataattactatttttaccgAACAATATTAATTTACGCATTTAATTAAACAACAAAATATGTAACAGATAAAATAGTACAATTACTATTATCCACGACTACAACTACataaacaactaaaaactaTTCAAATTACTTGCTTCTATCATGACCCATGAAGTAAATTTTAACTACTATTGTCATTTTCCTCGGATCACGtcatttcaaatatataatacaatatGAAAATTAAATCTTGTCTCAGTTGAAATATTCTGTTTTCCTCAAATAAGGTgttcaattcaatttttttttttttgcctctCTTTCCTTGCCTTTTCCTTCCCTCAATCTatcatatactctaacacaatACTCTCtcctttttaaatctttttttatttagaatatttcactttaagaaaagagaaatttgaCTTCGATTTTAAGAGATATAGaagaaataatatattcatttgAGATCTCgttaaattcgtcttaatatatattttattatcatacatttttaataattttttataatagcTAATAAGAGATGACGAAGTACGATTTACAGTTCAATAAGAAACCTTTTAAAAACATTCTTTATTCATGGATggctaaaaattatttataggaCTTAATAGGAGTATATATAGAGTTTCTATTGAGATTAAAAATGCGTATCCCTTCGTTccaatttaattactttaatgataatttgcttttttgagGTTACGTTTTAGTATTGGTTTGAAATATTAATTTGAGCCTCTATATTTTATATGCGtagtataaaaaattataaaaaatactatatagtaaaaaagtatacataaaaatgaatctaacaaaatctcacacgaatatgttttatcttttatttatatCTCACAAACTTTAATCAAAAATCTTTTTCtccttaaagtgaaatattttgaACGAGAAGAACATTAAAGAACGGAGAGagcataaattattattttttttttgtattttgaaaatattttcttattagatttaaatagatttatttttattaggagATGGTAATGAAATATTTTGGGTTGGAAAGAATAATTTAGGTTggattaatatataattttcctaataaagaaatataacaactaatttgagacaaaccaaaaataaaaacatataggAATTACATTGGGAAAGAGGAAATATTACTTTTGAGTCCTACAAGTGTAACGATATTTGGCAAACAATGATTTGTTTTTGAGATTATCAAATGTTGGTATGTTATTTTAATActacatatttaaaatatatatagattataaatttattttttcccgCAAATAGTATGAAAAAACCTTATGTGATTTGTATATTAGTTATttataatcatgaaataaaactaaaaataaataaataaactgaaAATAAAATCTACGTTAAGATAATCGAGTTTTGTCTCGGTTAATGAATAAAATtcactttaaatttaattcacaCAAAGTTATCTTTCTTCTTGTCTCGGATTACATCGCAATAAAAATATTCACAATatataataactaattaattaacatacttttttcttttatgaaattATTGGTTGGCAATTAACTACTTTTCATGATTGCTATTAAGCTATTAACTATCACTAATTACCcttctttatttaatttattaatgaaaaatatgcCGGAATGTATGGCAAATCAACAAATAACTATCAAATCAAACTATATTCAATTCAATACTAATAAGTTCAAGTTAATTCATCACTGATAATAAGcttaattcaatttcaattgaGTTGGATGGATTCGTATGATATTAAATCAAGGAAAAAATTATcctaaataattcaatttattgCTCATTTTTTGCcaataattttatcttttaaaaatttttaaactatTCAACTTTTACATAGCTTTTGTTGCCAATAgatctttgttgcaaaaaattggTTACAACCGGtaaatttcttttccttttaagCTATTCAAATAGtaccttttatttttctaattaaaaaatCTCTTTGACATTTATTAAAGTCTCCATCTAcctctttctcttcctcttcctcttcattTTCGACACAAATAAAAATTCTCACCAGCCCTGAGAACCTTTCTTCAACTTTTACAACTTTGCTTTGAAACCATGTTTACATTTCACATAATTATTGGAAATTGAACGCGAGAAGAAGAGGAGTTAGAGTTCATgccttttaaaattattaagattTTACAAAGAAGGAGGAGGATGATCTGTTGAATATAATGGCTAGTAGTAACTTAAAATACCCGGTTTGTTTCTTCGATGATCCATTCACAACAAAATGAagacaaaggttggattatttaaaaatttt harbors:
- the LOC130801704 gene encoding 60S ribosomal protein L32-1 yields the protein MAVPLLTKKIVKKRVKQFKRPQSDRKISVKTNWRRPKGIDSRVRRKFKGCTLMPNIGYGSDKKTRHYLPNGFKKFVVHNASELELLMMHNRTYCAEIAHNVSTKKRKYIVERAAQLDIVVTNKLARLRSQEDE